A single region of the Austwickia chelonae genome encodes:
- a CDS encoding mycoredoxin, which translates to MTKGHLPTPGAVTVYATGWCPFCTRLRRNLDDLGVDYDLIDIDTDTQAAAFVEHVNGGNRTVPTVLFADGGTLTNPIAEAVQARATR; encoded by the coding sequence ATGACCAAGGGGCACCTGCCTACCCCCGGGGCCGTCACCGTCTATGCCACCGGTTGGTGTCCCTTCTGCACCAGACTGCGCCGGAACCTGGACGACCTCGGCGTGGACTACGACCTCATCGACATCGACACCGATACCCAGGCAGCCGCTTTCGTCGAGCACGTCAATGGCGGCAACCGGACGGTACCCACGGTGCTCTTCGCCGACGGCGGAACCCTGACCAACCCGATCGCCGAAGCCGTTCAGGCCCGCGCCACCCGCTGA
- a CDS encoding phosphotransferase — MTSEALVLAAMASAAMPGLRPVKAEAVLGRVGERFQVAFVEDVEHRRWVIRLPVDAVAAAQQDASVALLGMLARRLPFAVPAPKGFAELDDGRRAMVYPMISGQPLSFYSLPPGRGLAAELGRAMASLHNVDRGLFDEASVPVYDAEDCRRRHFATLDRAAQTGRVPSGLLSRWENFLDTINLWRFAPTPVHGRLDGSRILASFSSAEDATSGRIRAVVGWEDARIGDPAEDFASLVASAAPDSIETAFDAYTMSRIEHPDAHLEQRARLLAELRLVEDLLAAVNLKDRREIAATMLALQRLDEEVGEPGTPLEPLRTGSPSDSTADTEAPDEQPGPAESTDQISAQMAHADPGIPPRRPERPARPPRVSTPDRIYRRDEVGGAGMNSWMSDVRMVDSGETIYRASSGNSTAAENTSDATDPSGPKAPHTEPLPLDENALDTTPIAYPTSPSTHQDDVPAAPTAAPPTEELPLRAGTAATPAEPATPAEPASPGEHQTIADSLRGLGRRLFGNR; from the coding sequence GTGACCTCCGAAGCGCTCGTCCTCGCCGCCATGGCCAGTGCCGCCATGCCCGGGTTGCGTCCCGTCAAAGCCGAGGCCGTCCTCGGTCGGGTCGGAGAGCGTTTCCAGGTGGCCTTCGTCGAGGACGTCGAACATCGGCGCTGGGTGATCAGGCTTCCCGTGGACGCGGTCGCTGCCGCCCAGCAGGACGCCTCGGTAGCTCTCCTGGGGATGCTGGCGCGCAGGCTGCCCTTCGCCGTACCTGCGCCGAAGGGCTTCGCCGAACTGGACGACGGACGACGCGCGATGGTGTATCCGATGATCAGCGGACAGCCGTTGTCCTTCTACTCCCTGCCGCCGGGGCGCGGGCTGGCCGCCGAACTGGGCCGGGCCATGGCTTCCTTGCACAATGTGGACCGCGGGCTCTTCGACGAGGCCTCCGTCCCGGTGTACGACGCAGAGGACTGCCGACGACGTCATTTCGCGACCCTCGACCGGGCTGCCCAGACCGGTCGAGTGCCATCAGGACTGCTCTCACGCTGGGAGAACTTCCTGGACACCATCAACCTGTGGCGGTTCGCTCCCACACCGGTGCACGGACGCCTGGACGGCTCACGCATCCTGGCCTCCTTCTCCAGCGCGGAGGACGCCACCAGCGGACGCATCCGGGCAGTGGTCGGCTGGGAAGACGCCCGGATCGGTGACCCGGCAGAGGATTTCGCCTCCCTGGTGGCTTCGGCGGCGCCGGATTCCATCGAAACGGCCTTCGATGCCTACACGATGAGCCGGATCGAGCACCCGGACGCCCACCTGGAACAACGCGCGCGTCTACTCGCAGAACTGCGCCTGGTGGAGGACCTCCTCGCGGCGGTGAACCTCAAGGACCGCCGCGAGATCGCCGCCACGATGCTGGCCCTGCAACGGCTGGACGAAGAAGTCGGGGAGCCGGGCACTCCTCTGGAGCCGCTGCGTACCGGCAGCCCCTCGGATTCCACAGCAGACACGGAAGCCCCCGACGAACAGCCGGGCCCCGCCGAATCCACCGACCAGATATCGGCGCAGATGGCGCACGCAGACCCGGGAATCCCGCCGAGGAGACCTGAACGCCCGGCCCGGCCCCCGCGGGTGTCCACGCCGGACCGGATCTACCGCAGGGATGAGGTCGGCGGCGCCGGTATGAACTCCTGGATGAGCGACGTTCGGATGGTGGACTCCGGAGAGACCATATATCGAGCATCCTCGGGGAATTCGACCGCCGCAGAAAACACCTCCGACGCCACCGACCCGAGTGGGCCCAAAGCCCCCCACACCGAACCCCTACCGCTCGACGAGAACGCTCTCGACACCACACCTATCGCCTACCCGACGTCCCCCTCGACCCACCAAGACGACGTACCCGCCGCCCCCACCGCCGCACCCCCGACTGAAGAACTCCCGCTCCGTGCCGGTACCGCCGCCACCCCCGCAGAGCCCGCCACCCCCGCAGAGCCCGCCTCGCCCGGAGAACACCAGACCATCGCCGACTCCCTACGAGGCCTCGGACGGCGCCTCTTCGGCAACCGCTGA
- a CDS encoding ATP-dependent DNA helicase has protein sequence MTPRFSADQIAVALGRPCPTPEQREVIETPLESMLVVAGAGSGKTETMAARVVWLVANDLVTPEEVLGLTFTRKAAGELAARISSRLRALHEVGLWRPGGEDTDDGEDPAVVTDENATTVSTYHAYAGRVVEEHGLRLGVEPDARLLTEAAAWQLAHEVVTAYDGPMDEVTQAESTVTKAVVLLSGELAEHLRTVEETEAFYADLVERITALPLGSSRARGAPKPVRDLLEVVGARRQLLPLVTAYAAAKRERDCLDFSDQVALAARLARDFTEVARQERSRYRVVLLDEFQDTSEAQMVLLRALFAEVRSAAGAPVPVMAVGDPHQSIYGWRGASATTLAHFPEQFPVLAGGAASVRHLSVSWRNAQRILAVANCAAAPLTEASAVPVRRLVAAPGAGSGEVEVARFVTDDEEAAYVAGRIAGYWFDVEGVHSGVSAAVLCRRRAQFVSVVEALRARGLPVEVVGLGGLLSMPEVMDVVAVLSVVADPGRGDRLMRLLTGPAFRLGAADLDGLAAWSRQLWHQEKRRSAAVSGETVSGGQARGVSEPGTSGAEASASGPVRLGDAGSEDRPGLVEALSVPPPSGWVGPQGETVGDVARLRVAQLAEVIARLRAMTGAGLAETVMEAARLLRVDVEVLSRPDRPVESARIHLDAFTDAAASFQSATEHPTLGAFLAWLEIAVDEERGLDMPVAEVSHAAVQVLTVHAAKGLEWDVVAVPGLVEGAFPSTSASAPTWREGGWRLPEVRDKGWCVGVERLPYELRGDAEGLPVLRWREAEDLTVLKDAVEDFFVAGGERVVEEERRLAYVAFTRARHLVLASASVWTQGVSPRVTSRFLLELVGGVEPFESETVVSGADGEQIRVGPWAQMPAPDPGEEVARPGSGRVEEVVWPVDLLARRRVLVEPGVTVWREQTAALPVHPREAVAVVEAEVAASAAAGVSADAELLAVVRERRERIASSALPASVVLPDHVSTSSLVSWFVDEEEFTARLRRPMPMPPATQARAGTAFHAWVEEFFRHPAMVDVEEIWPGVDADEDVVDIGEAKERFLASEWAGRVPSEIELAVETYIEGVAVRGRIDAVFPETGVGPVDSRTGAVVVDWKTGHRPTGHRARAAAVQLAVYRLAYARLRGLELESVRGAFYYVSSGETVFPPLPGPAELARIVRGDRRS, from the coding sequence ATGACACCCCGGTTCAGCGCCGATCAGATCGCGGTGGCCCTGGGCAGGCCGTGCCCGACTCCTGAGCAGCGTGAGGTCATCGAGACGCCGTTGGAGTCGATGCTGGTCGTCGCCGGGGCAGGCTCGGGCAAGACCGAGACCATGGCGGCCCGAGTGGTGTGGCTGGTCGCGAACGACCTGGTGACCCCGGAGGAAGTGCTCGGACTGACCTTCACCCGTAAGGCTGCCGGGGAGCTCGCCGCCCGGATCTCCTCCCGGCTACGCGCTCTGCACGAGGTCGGTCTGTGGCGGCCTGGTGGCGAGGACACCGACGACGGAGAGGACCCGGCTGTCGTCACCGACGAGAATGCGACGACGGTCTCCACCTATCACGCCTATGCCGGACGGGTGGTCGAGGAGCACGGCCTGCGCCTGGGGGTGGAGCCGGACGCCCGGCTGCTGACCGAGGCTGCGGCCTGGCAGCTCGCGCACGAAGTCGTCACCGCCTATGACGGGCCGATGGACGAGGTCACACAGGCCGAGTCGACGGTCACCAAAGCTGTGGTCCTGCTTTCCGGGGAACTCGCCGAGCATCTGCGCACCGTCGAGGAGACCGAGGCCTTCTACGCCGACCTCGTCGAGCGGATCACCGCGCTTCCGTTGGGGAGCAGCCGCGCCCGGGGAGCACCGAAACCGGTGCGGGACCTCCTGGAGGTCGTCGGAGCCCGCAGACAGCTCCTGCCTCTGGTCACGGCCTATGCCGCGGCGAAGCGGGAGCGGGACTGTCTGGATTTCTCCGACCAGGTCGCCTTGGCCGCCCGGTTGGCACGTGATTTCACCGAGGTGGCCCGGCAGGAACGTTCCCGGTACCGGGTGGTCCTCCTGGACGAGTTCCAGGACACCAGTGAGGCACAGATGGTGCTGTTGCGCGCGCTGTTCGCGGAGGTGAGGTCGGCGGCGGGGGCACCGGTCCCGGTGATGGCGGTGGGGGATCCTCATCAGTCGATCTACGGGTGGCGTGGTGCGAGTGCTACGACTTTGGCGCATTTTCCTGAGCAGTTCCCGGTACTGGCAGGGGGGGCCGCATCGGTGCGCCATCTGTCGGTCAGCTGGCGTAATGCTCAGCGGATCCTGGCGGTGGCGAACTGTGCTGCGGCACCGCTCACCGAGGCGTCTGCGGTGCCGGTGCGTCGTCTGGTGGCGGCACCTGGTGCGGGTTCTGGTGAGGTCGAGGTGGCCAGGTTCGTCACCGATGACGAGGAGGCCGCTTATGTGGCTGGTCGGATCGCTGGGTATTGGTTCGACGTGGAGGGGGTGCATTCGGGGGTCAGCGCTGCGGTGCTGTGTCGTCGCCGGGCGCAGTTCGTTTCGGTGGTCGAAGCCTTGCGGGCTCGGGGGCTTCCGGTGGAGGTGGTGGGCCTGGGGGGTCTGCTGTCGATGCCTGAGGTGATGGATGTCGTGGCGGTGTTGTCGGTGGTGGCCGATCCGGGTCGGGGCGACCGGTTGATGAGGCTGTTGACCGGGCCTGCTTTCCGTTTGGGGGCGGCGGATCTGGACGGTTTGGCTGCTTGGTCCCGGCAGCTGTGGCATCAGGAGAAGCGCCGATCGGCCGCCGTGTCCGGGGAGACGGTTTCGGGTGGGCAGGCGCGTGGTGTTTCCGAGCCGGGGACATCGGGGGCGGAGGCGTCGGCATCCGGTCCGGTCCGGCTCGGCGATGCCGGGTCGGAGGACCGTCCGGGGTTGGTCGAGGCCTTGTCGGTGCCCCCTCCGTCGGGGTGGGTCGGTCCGCAGGGGGAGACCGTCGGTGATGTGGCTCGGTTGCGGGTGGCGCAGCTGGCGGAGGTGATCGCTCGGCTGCGGGCGATGACGGGGGCTGGCTTGGCGGAGACGGTCATGGAAGCGGCTCGTCTGCTCCGGGTCGATGTGGAGGTGTTGTCCCGTCCGGATCGTCCGGTGGAGAGTGCGCGGATCCATCTGGACGCTTTCACTGATGCGGCGGCCTCTTTCCAGTCGGCGACGGAGCATCCGACGTTGGGGGCTTTTCTGGCCTGGTTGGAGATCGCGGTGGATGAGGAGCGAGGCTTGGACATGCCGGTGGCGGAGGTGTCGCACGCGGCGGTGCAGGTGTTGACCGTGCATGCGGCCAAGGGGCTGGAGTGGGATGTCGTCGCGGTGCCGGGTCTGGTCGAGGGCGCTTTTCCCAGTACGTCGGCGTCGGCACCGACGTGGCGGGAGGGTGGCTGGCGACTGCCTGAGGTGCGGGACAAGGGCTGGTGCGTGGGGGTGGAGCGTCTTCCGTACGAGTTGCGGGGAGACGCTGAAGGATTGCCTGTTCTCCGTTGGCGGGAGGCGGAGGACCTGACGGTGTTGAAGGATGCGGTCGAGGATTTCTTCGTGGCGGGTGGGGAGCGGGTGGTCGAGGAGGAGCGGCGGTTGGCCTATGTGGCGTTCACCCGGGCACGTCATCTGGTCTTGGCCAGTGCTTCGGTGTGGACGCAGGGTGTGTCACCGCGGGTGACTTCGCGTTTTCTGCTGGAGTTGGTGGGTGGGGTGGAACCGTTCGAGAGTGAAACTGTCGTCTCGGGGGCTGACGGTGAGCAGATCCGGGTCGGGCCTTGGGCGCAGATGCCGGCGCCGGATCCGGGGGAGGAAGTGGCACGTCCGGGGAGTGGGCGTGTCGAGGAGGTCGTCTGGCCGGTGGATCTGTTGGCGCGACGTCGTGTCTTGGTGGAGCCGGGGGTGACGGTCTGGCGGGAGCAGACGGCGGCCTTGCCGGTACATCCGCGTGAAGCGGTGGCTGTGGTGGAGGCAGAGGTGGCGGCTTCAGCCGCTGCGGGGGTGTCGGCGGACGCTGAGCTGTTGGCGGTGGTGCGGGAACGTCGGGAGCGGATCGCGTCGTCCGCGTTACCGGCGTCGGTGGTTCTTCCTGATCATGTGTCGACATCCTCCTTGGTCTCCTGGTTCGTGGACGAGGAGGAGTTCACGGCTCGATTGCGGCGTCCGATGCCGATGCCGCCGGCGACGCAGGCGCGGGCAGGGACGGCTTTCCATGCCTGGGTGGAGGAGTTCTTCCGGCATCCGGCGATGGTCGACGTCGAGGAGATCTGGCCGGGGGTCGATGCCGACGAGGACGTGGTGGACATCGGTGAGGCGAAGGAACGGTTCTTGGCCAGCGAGTGGGCGGGGCGGGTTCCTTCGGAGATCGAATTGGCGGTGGAGACCTATATCGAGGGTGTGGCGGTGCGCGGGCGGATCGATGCGGTTTTCCCGGAGACCGGTGTCGGGCCGGTAGATTCACGCACCGGTGCGGTGGTGGTCGATTGGAAGACGGGGCATCGGCCGACGGGTCATCGGGCACGAGCTGCTGCGGTGCAATTGGCGGTGTATCGCTTGGCTTATGCGCGGCTGCGGGGGCTGGAACTGGAGTCGGTACGGGGTGCCTTCTACTACGTCTCGTCGGGGGAGACGGTTTTCCCGCCTTTGCCGGGACCTGCGGAACTGGCGCGGATCGTGCGGGGTGACCGACGGTCCTGA